aagctcaccagcttggacccaaggtcgctggctcgagcaaggtgttactcggtctgctgaaggcccgtggtcaaggcacatatgagaaagcaatcagtgaacagctaaagtgtcgcaacaaaagctgatgattgatgcttctcatctccgttcctgtctgtctctccatatctatccctctctctgactctctctctgtccttgaaaaataaataaataaataaacatcccttaaaaaaaatgacgttgccaatactaagttttacagttctctggcgcCTTACCACAACATATCCTTAACCCAAACttcatctcaaaagaaaaaaaaagtaaaaaaaagatattcatttGTCTAACCAGATCAAATCTGATATGGACCCATCTGAAGGATATTACATATAGGTTACAGATGTTGAATGTAGTATGATCCTCTTGGATCTAccatgtttccccgaaaataggaccatgtcttttttttttttaatttaagaatgcttttttttattttattacagagacggagagagagtctgagagagggatagatagggacagacagacagacaggaacggagagaaatgagaagcatcaatcattagttttttgttgcgacaccttagttgttcattgattgctatctcatatgtgccttgaccgtgagccttcagcagaccaagtaaccccttgctgtagccagcgaccttgggtccaagctggtgagcttttgctcaaaccagatgagcccatactcaaactggcaacctcggggtctcgaacctgggtccttggcatcccagtccaacgctctatccactgcgccaccgcctggtcaggcaggactgtgtcttatattaatttttgctcctaaagacactctaggtcttattttcaggggatgtcttatttttccatgaacaagaattcacacttatggtttttttgttgttgttgttgttttttttttttttttttgaaagtaaaCTTCCTCTTTAATGGGGGCTGTTCGGGCGGAAATGAGGTTAGGGTGTCAGAAGCGCATCCCCCTGCGGGATAAGTCGGCTCTGGCTTCCTGGATCTGGCTCTGCAGCTCGTGGGCGGCATCCTCGCAATCATGAAAAGTGGCCACAGGATAGCCCGCAGTGCCCAGGGCATAGCAGCCGGCTGACACCAGCAAGTAGGCGGGCAGTGGCCACAGGACCTCCTGGCATGATGAAGgcagctccaggcccagggccCCCATGGTCAGGACCGCCCAGGCGGAGCCCAGGAGCGCCAGTACCCAAAGCCACTGTGCTAATTTCGTCATGGTCGCTATGCCTGCAGCTTCCCGGTTCCCCACGGCTCTCCACacttattgttgaacaaaaaaaatcaacatttattactgtaatgtagtcatgtcatcataaacatcagcataaccagccaaaatctgaattccatcaagaatttcttgtgactctcttcccatgtacaacaatctaccctgtttctctgaaaataagacagtgtcttatattaatttttgctcttaaagacgtgctaggtcttattttcagaggaggccttatatttctaagcttgaaaaaaattgcactaggtcttattcgGGGAAACGGtatcaatctaaaaaaaaaatctcatattaTAATGACATGGGTGCACTTGTGGCTAACAAAGAAATGTCTGAGGGCTTTATACctttgaggaaataaaaacattagatAGCTATGCATATTAAGTAGAAAAATCAATTAGAACAACAGATCTCTCAGAGGTTAGGAGTTATTTTTTCAGTTCATAGACTATAGAACTCCTCTGTAAACATTTGCTTCTGCAAGGCTTGGTGACTAACTGCATCTGCTTTCCTTGTAACTGCAGGGAAACGAGATAATTTCGTATCTGCAGACTCCTTTTTCAGAAGCTTAAAGGAcctatagctttttaaaaaattgtttatttatggaatttagagagaggaagcaggaaagagagagaaagaaacgttgatctattcctgtaagtgccctgaccggggatcaaacctgcaacttttgaATATCTAGGCAATActctgaccagctgagctatctggccaaggcaagGACCTATGGCTTTTAAGAACAACATGGACACGGCTCCTATACTGGTATGAAAATACCTGTACCATAAAGTGGTAAGTAAAAATCCCTAATATCCAAGGCTAAACACATTATCCTACCTTTTGGTTAATAAAAGGGGTAATTTTTAACGtacatttgtttttgcttaaagAAAAGTCCTTCAACTGCTTACTTGTCAATTAGGGAATAAGTGGGAATAAAACTTTCTACGACttaccataatattttatttttgtcccatATACACAAGCAATTCCTATTctagaacttttaattttaaaaaatcaattgtattgcTTAAAACATACCCATAATTTTCTAGCTTGTGATCCAGGGCTGCATTGTATCATACTGAAATGTCCGTAGTGTGTCTGCATGGAACtagacatttttttgttttgttttgttttgtttttttgtatttttctgaagttggaaacggggaggcagtcagacagactcccacatgcgcccaaccgggatccacccagcatgcccaccagggggtgatgctctgcccatctggggcgtcactctgctgcaaccagagccattctagtgcctgaggcagcggccacagagccatcctcagcacccgggccaactttgctccaatggagccttggctgcgggaggggaagagagagacagagaggaaggagagggggaggggtggagaagcagatgggcgcttctcctgtgtgccctggctgggaatcaaacctgggactcccgcacaccaggccaacgttctaccactgagccaactggccagggctggagctagacattgttttaaaattactggATATGggagtaaataaaacaaatgccCTTATGGGTGTGAGCAGTATTTAGAGGGGGAAAATATttagagagggaggcaggaagtaaataatagttataataaagaagtaaagtattaaaaataaaagtcaagtatATACCAGAAGGTAATCAGTGCTATGACAAcgaaaaggagagggaagaggagagtcAGGTGAATATGGATGCCGGTAAGGTGAGTTAGGgtgttgttttgtcatttttattaggaTGATCAGAGAAGAGCTTATGGAGAAGGTGACATACAACTGAAGTCAATAAGGAGGTTGGGGGACATGTGGAGatggcaggggaggagaaatgtCCTGGCACAGACTTAAAAGGAAGTATGTGTCCAGTCAGTGTATGAAACGGGAAGCTCACATGGAGCCAGGCAGAAAGAAGTACAGGCCAGTCGGAAAGGACTTTGGCTTTGACTCTGAGAGGAAGAGACCACTGCAGTCAGGGTTTTGTGTAGAGGAGTTCAAACTCAGAAGATATCCTAAAAGTAATGGCTTAAACTTACACGCACCTATTTTTTCACACACTCAGTCAGGAGTCCAGTGTTAAATGATTTGTCTGCTTCAATGTTTTACAAAGCTGTGCTGAAGGTAGTGAGAACTGAAGGTCCAAGAGAGGAACAACACACTTCAGACCTCACTCAGGTGATTGCTAGAGCTTATTTTCCAGTGCTTGTAGGACTGAAGACTTGTTTCTTGATGTCTGTCACTAACAATCACATAGaccctagagcagtgtttcccaacgtggggcccatgccccacaggggggcaattcgatagttaaggggggcaatttgaaaatggactcgacacgactttaattctttcgccccgggccatttaaatgcaatgctagatatcggtgccaaatttaacaaaaaatgcaattcttaaataattgcggtaaataattattaagtataatttcgtttgacgagaccaaaatatcaactgggtgattggcgtcgtcaagtaaacttcgtcctgggttcaccgcggagcgtgccgtctgccgcggggaatcccggacgttttaaaaactcactaaacaacgcagttattctcacctaattggcccatcgcaacttctgtagtgtttcacatcattcagttggtgttaattagaaataagtgtcagtcaaaactgttgtaaaagctcgttgatttaataaatatgcatatatattgcatagatataattggtaagtatttgattttatttttatcaatattaaactctttattaagtacttcttgcatcggggctattaaagctagtgccaaatgtgagcgtcttttcaagctattttgtgaagaacaaaatgaagaccatgtgagacttttacttcatactgaagtaagatggctatctaaaggaaatctgtttgaaaagatttatggaactgtttgatactcttagtgattttttaagcgacaaacctgaaatgaagtatctgttaacaatagatggtaaagcatttgtgagttatttagctgatatctttgaaaaactaaatacattaaataagcaacttcaaggaacaaataaaactcttgtcgatgcaaaagcaaagatatttggtttcattaccaatattgagttatgtcagaaacatattagcaacaaaaactttaaacagtttcattggctccaaaaatgtgaagtaactgataccgctttacttgttattgtcaatcatttgaatattctatcggctgatttaaaagaaagattttctgatttaaaacaaattgatttcccaacatggatgatgcagccaatgttagtggatttgtctgatatatcaaatatgcagtatcaagaagaactcgcagaattgcaaaatgatgagtcagttaaagctttatttaatatcaaaggagcaatggcatggctttgtgaggaaacagaaatcaaatacccaaattcaaccaaatgtgcaagaaaactattgctaccgtttccatcttcatttttagctgaatgtggatttagtgctgtaaatgatttactggtaaaaaaaagaaatcggctggatataacacaacgtggaggcttgagactaaagctaaccaaattggaacctaatataaaatctctgtgcagcaagcatcaagcgcaaggatcacactaaattaaaataataaattaatatagaaaaatctgtattaaaattatttggaatttaaatttctgtttttcattatatgttttgaaattttacttactgtgttttattaacaatttcatagtgatttcttcctagaacctatcatttatgtttattaagtgaacaaatcaattttttaatgttaaaaattatgtatgttacatagtgggggacataaaaattttagaaaggttaaggtggggcatggcacaaaaaaggttgggaaacactgccctaGAGACTGCCTACAGTTTCTTATTACATGGGCCTACCAACATGACTACCTGCTCATCGAGTCTGCAAGGAAGAGAGACAATCTGCGAGATGGGTCATGCCATTCCATGTAACTTAATCATGCGTACACATGATCACATACATACCATCACCTCTGGGATAGCCTATATGTTTAGAAGTAAGGTACAGGTCTGGCTCACAGTCAAGGAGAGAGGAGGACATACAAGGGCTAGAACACCACCAAAAGGCA
The Saccopteryx bilineata isolate mSacBil1 chromosome 3, mSacBil1_pri_phased_curated, whole genome shotgun sequence DNA segment above includes these coding regions:
- the LOC136329250 gene encoding dolichol-phosphate mannosyltransferase subunit 3-like gives rise to the protein MTKLAQWLWVLALLGSAWAVLTMGALGLELPSSCQEVLWPLPAYLLVSAGCYALGTAGYPVATFHDCEDAAHELQSQIQEARADLSRRGMRF